One window of the Rhodococcus sovatensis genome contains the following:
- a CDS encoding dipeptidase, with the protein MNLWEQHSCLPLVETADVAELARYPLGSYVSVNVGYSPHSKSDSTALCEDFRRKALADSRFRMVEQVEPGEQGMTTLAFDLEDSRPIEGDLDNVRHFYDLGVRSMLPTYNYANAAGSGCLDVDDTGLTSYGRDLVQEMNRTGMLVDGSHCSIRTGLDIASTTERPMIYSHSNFAALWRHPRNITDEQAIECARTGGVVGINGVGIFLGANGPDEGLRRVQAMADHIEYGVELLGIDHIGIGSDYSFDAEDFNTELAANPEAFSEEYTRYGPLQWVPPEDVVTLPAVLRERGFDETAVSAVYGGNFRRVAAGYQ; encoded by the coding sequence ATGAACCTGTGGGAACAGCACTCCTGTCTGCCGCTGGTCGAGACGGCCGACGTCGCGGAGCTGGCGAGGTATCCGCTGGGGAGCTACGTGTCCGTCAATGTCGGATACTCGCCGCACTCGAAGTCAGACTCCACGGCGCTGTGTGAAGACTTCCGGCGGAAGGCTCTTGCAGACAGTCGATTTCGGATGGTCGAGCAGGTCGAGCCCGGCGAGCAGGGCATGACGACGCTCGCTTTCGACCTGGAGGATTCCCGGCCGATCGAGGGCGACCTCGACAACGTCCGTCACTTCTACGACCTCGGCGTCAGGTCGATGCTGCCCACGTACAACTACGCCAACGCGGCAGGGTCCGGCTGCCTCGATGTCGACGACACCGGCCTGACGTCGTACGGCCGCGACCTGGTTCAGGAGATGAACCGCACGGGAATGCTCGTCGACGGTTCGCACTGCTCCATCCGCACCGGCCTCGACATCGCGTCGACGACGGAGCGGCCGATGATCTACAGCCACTCGAATTTCGCTGCGCTGTGGCGACATCCGCGCAACATCACCGACGAGCAGGCCATCGAATGCGCGAGGACCGGGGGAGTCGTCGGCATCAACGGCGTCGGGATCTTCCTCGGCGCGAACGGCCCGGACGAGGGGCTTCGCCGTGTGCAGGCGATGGCCGATCACATCGAGTACGGCGTGGAGCTGCTTGGGATCGACCACATCGGAATCGGCTCCGACTACTCGTTCGACGCAGAGGATTTCAACACCGAACTTGCGGCGAATCCGGAGGCGTTCTCCGAGGAGTACACCCGCTACGGCCCGCTGCAGTGGGTTCCGCCCGAGGATGTCGTCACACTGCCGGCGGTGCTGCGTGAGCGGGGGTTCGACGAGACCGCTGTTTCGGCTGTGTACGGCGGAAACTTCCGACGCGTCGCGGCAGGCTACCAGTGA
- a CDS encoding GAP family protein — MTGHALTLALVGLVVMVWPWSVLPAFLLAATERGAAKSAAYAVGYVAALAIVMVLAATLLPPGPRARATGHLVAWIELVIGIALALFVLVLWIRQRRREEVTPKWLRGLDRIGIVAAFVLGLWVPNYMLVTVAVAELTLLGLHGVEAVLVAVVWVGVATLGVVTPLLVLARSGARAAAVQQAWRTWLVEHSSAIIYVVLGLVSVVLVVKGGSAI; from the coding sequence ATGACCGGCCATGCGCTGACGCTCGCACTCGTAGGTCTCGTGGTCATGGTGTGGCCGTGGTCTGTTCTACCCGCATTTCTGCTCGCAGCGACCGAGCGCGGAGCAGCGAAGTCGGCCGCGTACGCGGTCGGGTACGTCGCGGCGCTCGCGATCGTCATGGTCCTCGCCGCAACGCTGTTGCCGCCGGGGCCACGCGCGAGAGCGACCGGGCATCTCGTCGCGTGGATCGAACTCGTGATCGGGATCGCGCTTGCGCTGTTCGTGTTGGTCCTGTGGATTCGGCAACGCAGGCGCGAGGAGGTGACACCCAAGTGGCTTCGCGGACTCGATCGCATCGGGATCGTGGCGGCCTTCGTGCTTGGGTTGTGGGTGCCGAACTACATGCTGGTCACCGTTGCAGTGGCCGAGCTGACGTTGCTGGGACTTCACGGTGTAGAAGCAGTCCTGGTGGCAGTGGTGTGGGTAGGTGTCGCCACATTGGGAGTGGTGACACCGCTGCTGGTGCTGGCTCGATCGGGCGCACGAGCCGCTGCAGTGCAACAGGCGTGGCGAACCTGGCTGGTCGAGCACAGTTCGGCGATCATCTACGTTGTTCTCGGACTGGTGTCGGTGGTGCTCGTCGTCAAGGGGGGAAGCGCGATATGA
- a CDS encoding prolyl oligopeptidase family serine peptidase codes for MSITGDPYLWLEEVTDDTALDWVRSRNVSTTAALAGDEFDALESRILQVLDTDARIPYARRRGEYLYNFWRDATHVRGLWRRTTMDEYRKASPEWDVLLDLDAVAEAEGENWVWSGAQVLRPDQNIALVTMSRGGADATVVREFDLRTRSFRGPLEGGFHVDEAKTDIGYIDAESVYIGTDFGEDSLTESGYPRIVKRWLRGTPLAEATVVYEGEASDISISAWHDRTPGFERDFVQRATDFYNAEFYLLDDDVLTLVETPTDATTSVHKQWLLVRTMTEWTIGDVTYPSGALLATNFDAFLAGERDMAVLFTPDAHRSLHQYAWTENHLIVVTLVDVKTEMRVLTPVADGWNDEALTGLPDLTSTEIVGTDPEENGDEFFLSSSGYLTPATLLFGTVGGDLEIVKQAPSFFDAHGMSVAQHFAVSEDGTEVPYFVVRRQDADPGPTLLYGYGGFEISMTPSYSGSIGLAWLERGGTYVVANIRGGGEYGPDWHTQVLRAGRHLVHEDFAAVARDLVDRGITTPEQLGAQGGSNGGLLMGIMVTKYPELFGALVCQVPLLDMKRYHLLLAGASWVAEYGDPDDPEEWKFISEYSPYQNVVPASERAYPPILIATSTRDDRVHPGHARKMAARLEEVGQDVSYFENIEGGHGGAADNAQLAFKTALAYQFLWKSLTHPGVTERTTPRSRPQPSTTA; via the coding sequence ATGAGTATTACCGGCGATCCCTATCTGTGGCTCGAAGAGGTCACCGACGACACGGCCCTCGACTGGGTCCGCAGTCGAAACGTCTCCACCACGGCGGCCCTCGCCGGGGACGAATTCGACGCCCTCGAATCGCGCATCCTTCAGGTCCTCGACACGGACGCTCGAATTCCGTACGCGCGGCGCCGAGGTGAATACCTCTACAACTTCTGGCGCGACGCCACCCATGTGCGTGGGCTGTGGCGCCGGACGACGATGGACGAATACCGCAAGGCGTCACCGGAATGGGACGTACTGCTCGATCTCGACGCCGTCGCCGAAGCCGAGGGCGAGAACTGGGTGTGGAGCGGTGCACAGGTACTACGCCCCGACCAGAACATCGCCTTGGTGACCATGTCCCGTGGTGGAGCCGATGCCACCGTCGTACGCGAGTTCGATCTCCGGACAAGGTCATTCCGAGGCCCACTCGAAGGCGGCTTCCATGTCGACGAGGCCAAGACCGACATCGGATACATCGATGCCGAGTCCGTCTACATCGGAACCGATTTCGGTGAGGACTCACTGACCGAATCCGGCTACCCGCGGATTGTGAAACGGTGGTTGCGTGGCACACCGCTCGCCGAAGCGACCGTGGTGTACGAGGGCGAAGCGAGCGACATCTCGATCTCGGCGTGGCACGACAGAACTCCCGGCTTCGAACGCGACTTCGTCCAACGAGCAACCGACTTCTACAACGCAGAGTTCTACCTGCTCGACGACGACGTGCTCACACTCGTCGAGACGCCCACCGACGCAACGACCTCGGTCCACAAGCAGTGGCTACTGGTCCGCACGATGACCGAGTGGACGATCGGCGACGTGACATATCCGTCCGGCGCGCTGCTCGCCACGAATTTCGACGCATTCCTGGCAGGCGAGCGAGATATGGCGGTGCTGTTCACCCCGGATGCCCACCGCTCGCTACATCAGTACGCCTGGACCGAGAACCACCTCATCGTCGTCACCCTCGTCGACGTGAAGACCGAGATGCGCGTCCTCACCCCGGTTGCGGACGGCTGGAACGACGAAGCTCTCACGGGGCTTCCGGACTTGACCTCCACCGAGATCGTCGGAACCGACCCGGAGGAGAACGGCGATGAGTTCTTTCTGTCGTCGAGTGGATACCTGACCCCCGCGACGCTGCTGTTCGGCACGGTCGGCGGCGACCTCGAGATCGTGAAGCAGGCACCGTCGTTCTTCGACGCCCATGGCATGTCCGTTGCCCAGCACTTCGCCGTGTCCGAAGACGGCACCGAGGTCCCCTACTTCGTCGTGCGCAGGCAGGACGCCGACCCGGGCCCGACGTTGCTGTACGGCTACGGCGGATTCGAAATCTCGATGACGCCGTCGTACAGCGGTTCGATCGGGCTTGCATGGCTGGAACGCGGCGGGACCTACGTCGTGGCGAACATTCGCGGCGGCGGTGAGTACGGGCCGGACTGGCACACTCAGGTTCTGCGCGCCGGACGGCATTTGGTGCACGAGGACTTCGCTGCCGTCGCGCGTGACCTCGTCGACCGCGGGATCACGACGCCTGAGCAGTTGGGTGCGCAAGGCGGCAGCAACGGCGGTCTGCTGATGGGCATCATGGTGACCAAGTACCCCGAACTGTTCGGGGCACTCGTCTGCCAGGTGCCGCTGCTGGACATGAAGCGCTATCACCTGCTGCTGGCCGGGGCGTCGTGGGTCGCGGAGTACGGCGACCCGGACGACCCCGAGGAGTGGAAGTTCATCTCCGAGTACTCGCCGTATCAGAACGTCGTCCCGGCGAGCGAGCGAGCGTACCCACCGATTCTCATCGCTACTTCCACTCGTGACGACCGAGTGCACCCCGGTCACGCCCGCAAGATGGCGGCCCGGCTCGAAGAAGTCGGCCAGGACGTCAGCTACTTCGAGAACATCGAAGGTGGGCACGGCGGCGCCGCCGACAACGCTCAGTTGGCGTTCAAGACGGCGCTGGCCTACCAGTTCCTCTGGAAGTCGTTGACCCACCCAGGGGTCACCGAGCGAACCACGCCTCGATCTCGTCCACAACCGTCGACGACTGCCTGA
- a CDS encoding alpha/beta fold hydrolase, producing the protein MQTVPIQMPDGSTVPVNLFESSEPRSDLPVIVVLPGLGIPGGYYVLFAQALTARGFHVATADLRGQGDSRPKPSGASKYGYQELVSVDFPAIFEVVRERFPDATPYALGHSMGGQLASLYAARIRGRLGGLILVASGSPYHRGFGIARGASLFVGAAAMSLTSSVAGFWPGDRIDIGGFGRQSKVLIDDWSRFARSGKIEPAGADIDYEERIARLTLPILAVTLAGDDLAPRSSMTNLLAKFPRADITRRHLESPRGHNEWIRQSSTVVDEIEAWFAR; encoded by the coding sequence GTGCAGACCGTGCCGATCCAGATGCCCGACGGCTCGACCGTCCCGGTGAATCTGTTCGAATCCTCAGAGCCACGTTCCGATCTGCCGGTGATCGTCGTTCTCCCTGGTCTCGGCATTCCCGGCGGCTACTACGTTCTGTTCGCCCAGGCGCTGACCGCGCGCGGATTCCACGTGGCCACGGCCGACCTCCGGGGGCAGGGTGACAGCCGGCCCAAGCCGAGCGGGGCGAGCAAGTACGGGTATCAGGAACTGGTTTCGGTCGACTTTCCCGCCATTTTCGAGGTGGTCCGGGAGCGGTTCCCCGACGCCACCCCGTACGCTCTCGGCCACAGCATGGGCGGTCAGCTCGCATCGCTCTATGCCGCCCGTATCCGTGGTCGCCTCGGCGGTCTGATCCTGGTCGCCTCCGGCTCGCCGTACCATCGCGGTTTCGGTATCGCGCGCGGCGCGTCGCTGTTCGTCGGCGCTGCCGCTATGTCGTTGACCAGTAGTGTTGCGGGCTTCTGGCCCGGTGACCGCATCGACATCGGCGGTTTCGGGCGCCAATCCAAAGTGCTGATCGACGACTGGTCCCGTTTCGCCCGCTCGGGCAAGATCGAACCGGCAGGTGCGGACATCGACTACGAGGAACGCATCGCACGGCTGACCTTGCCGATCCTCGCTGTCACGCTCGCCGGCGACGACCTCGCTCCACGCAGCTCGATGACCAACCTGTTGGCCAAGTTCCCGAGGGCGGACATCACAAGGCGACACCTGGAGTCGCCGCGTGGTCACAATGAGTGGATCAGGCAGTCGTCGACGGTTGTGGACGAGATCGAGGCGTGGTTCGCTCGGTGA
- the ppk2 gene encoding polyphosphate kinase 2 encodes MTLDFSSIGDIATAVDLADTSGFTVDDNDDDDPILLTVPDGRVVDTWREDYPYEERMTRAEYDMEKRLLQIELLKLQMWIKDTGRRHVMVFEGRDAAGKGGTIKRFMEHMNPRGARVVALEKPSARESTEWYFQRYIQHLPAAGEIVMFDRSWYNRAGVERVMGFCDEDQHARFVRQAPLFEQMLVDDGVSLTKFWFSVSQLEQRTRFAIRQVDPVRQWKLSPMDLASLDKWDAYTAAKEESFRATDTDVAPWTIVKSNDKKRARINAMRFILNKYDYANKDLEIVGETDPLLVGRARDVIGE; translated from the coding sequence ATGACTCTAGATTTCAGCTCGATCGGTGATATCGCCACTGCCGTCGACCTTGCGGACACCTCCGGATTCACCGTCGACGACAACGACGACGACGATCCCATCCTGCTGACCGTTCCCGACGGACGAGTCGTCGACACGTGGCGTGAGGACTATCCCTACGAGGAGCGGATGACGCGCGCGGAGTACGACATGGAGAAGCGGCTGCTGCAGATCGAGCTGCTCAAACTCCAGATGTGGATCAAGGACACCGGCCGACGCCACGTGATGGTGTTCGAAGGGCGCGACGCTGCGGGCAAGGGTGGAACGATCAAGCGCTTCATGGAGCACATGAACCCGCGCGGAGCACGCGTCGTCGCCCTGGAGAAGCCATCGGCTCGCGAGTCCACGGAGTGGTATTTCCAGCGCTACATCCAGCACCTGCCCGCTGCCGGCGAGATCGTGATGTTCGACCGCTCCTGGTACAACCGTGCAGGCGTGGAGCGTGTCATGGGGTTCTGTGACGAGGACCAGCATGCGCGGTTCGTCCGTCAGGCACCTCTGTTCGAGCAGATGCTCGTCGACGACGGTGTGAGTCTCACCAAGTTCTGGTTCTCGGTGTCTCAGCTCGAGCAGCGGACGAGGTTTGCGATCCGCCAGGTCGATCCGGTTCGGCAATGGAAGCTCTCGCCGATGGACCTGGCTTCTCTCGACAAGTGGGACGCGTACACGGCGGCGAAGGAGGAGAGCTTTCGAGCTACCGACACCGACGTCGCTCCGTGGACGATCGTCAAGAGCAACGACAAGAAGCGCGCCCGAATCAACGCGATGCGGTTCATTCTCAACAAATACGACTACGCGAACAAGGACTTGGAAATTGTCGGAGAAACCGACCCGTTGCTCGTCGGGCGCGCCCGTGACGTGATCGGCGAGTGA
- a CDS encoding PspC domain-containing protein translates to MTYTNPPKEFVRSDKQKMIAGVCGGVGEYFGIDPNLVRVLAVIGAFISGGTLALVYLAAWMLMPQR, encoded by the coding sequence ATGACATACACGAACCCTCCCAAAGAATTCGTACGCTCCGACAAGCAGAAGATGATCGCCGGTGTCTGCGGCGGCGTCGGCGAGTACTTCGGGATCGACCCGAACCTCGTCCGAGTACTCGCCGTCATCGGCGCCTTCATCTCGGGCGGCACGCTGGCACTCGTCTACCTCGCCGCATGGATGCTGATGCCCCAGCGTTGA
- a CDS encoding glucose-6-phosphate dehydrogenase: MVSMASLQPTIFVLFGATGDLAKRMVLPSFYQLHVEGLLPDKWLLIGNGRHDTPDEEFRDHVHDALKEFGSDLDRADWDEFSQRVRFAGNGFTVDDPGQLPEVVEAGRTDVGDDAQLVHYIALPPSAFEDYTAALGAHGLAQGARVVYEKPFGTSQEAFEQLDKAVHAVLDEKQIYRIDHFLGKEATQNLHVLRFANGMIDGIWNSDHVAQVQIDVPETLNIDDRAEFYDSTGAVLDMLVTHLFQVAAEIAMEPPASLRAEDLQSARESVIGCFRPIEVSEVVLGQYDGYRDVEGVADDSTVDTFVAAKLWVDTDRWRGVPFLLRTGKMLGVSAQRVSLVFTKPANSPLTDLPHDGAVLSFDLSGNGAIDMAMTVKEPGPNFDLSVGHLSLPLPEVPDAEPLSPYSRLILDVLNGDRSLFTRPDGLAHVWEVAARLLDNPPAIKQYAGGSMGPKESDELASPCGWLVR; this comes from the coding sequence ATGGTTTCCATGGCGTCTTTGCAACCCACGATCTTCGTCCTGTTCGGCGCGACCGGTGACCTAGCCAAGCGGATGGTCCTGCCGTCGTTCTACCAACTCCACGTCGAGGGCCTGCTGCCCGATAAGTGGTTGCTCATCGGAAACGGTCGCCACGACACCCCGGACGAGGAGTTCCGCGATCACGTCCACGATGCGCTGAAGGAGTTCGGTTCCGACCTCGATCGCGCGGATTGGGACGAGTTCTCCCAGCGCGTCAGATTCGCTGGCAACGGATTCACCGTCGACGATCCGGGTCAGCTCCCCGAGGTGGTGGAGGCCGGGCGCACGGACGTCGGTGACGACGCGCAGCTCGTGCACTACATCGCGCTGCCGCCGAGTGCGTTCGAGGACTACACCGCGGCACTCGGCGCGCATGGCCTGGCACAGGGCGCGCGGGTGGTCTACGAGAAGCCGTTCGGCACGTCGCAGGAGGCATTCGAGCAGCTGGACAAGGCTGTGCACGCGGTACTGGACGAGAAACAGATCTACCGGATCGACCACTTCCTGGGTAAGGAGGCCACGCAGAATCTGCATGTCCTGCGGTTCGCCAACGGGATGATCGACGGAATCTGGAATTCCGACCACGTCGCGCAGGTGCAGATCGACGTGCCGGAAACCTTGAACATCGACGATCGAGCAGAGTTCTACGACAGCACCGGCGCTGTGCTGGACATGCTCGTCACGCACCTATTTCAGGTCGCTGCGGAGATCGCGATGGAGCCCCCGGCGTCGTTGCGGGCCGAGGACCTCCAGTCTGCGCGGGAGTCGGTCATCGGGTGCTTCCGGCCGATCGAGGTGTCCGAGGTGGTCCTCGGACAGTACGACGGATACCGGGACGTCGAGGGCGTCGCCGACGATTCGACGGTCGACACCTTCGTCGCCGCGAAGTTGTGGGTCGACACCGATCGTTGGCGCGGGGTGCCGTTCTTGCTGCGGACCGGAAAGATGTTGGGAGTCAGCGCACAACGAGTGTCGCTCGTGTTCACCAAGCCTGCGAACAGTCCGCTGACCGATCTTCCACACGACGGTGCAGTGCTGTCGTTCGATCTGTCCGGAAACGGTGCCATCGACATGGCGATGACGGTGAAGGAGCCGGGACCGAATTTCGATCTGTCGGTCGGGCATCTTTCCTTGCCGCTGCCGGAGGTTCCGGACGCCGAACCGCTGTCGCCGTATTCGCGGTTGATTCTCGATGTGCTCAACGGAGATCGTTCTTTGTTCACCAGACCGGACGGGCTGGCGCACGTGTGGGAGGTTGCGGCACGGCTGCTCGACAACCCGCCCGCGATCAAGCAGTACGCGGGCGGGTCGATGGGGCCGAAGGAGTCCGACGAACTTGCGTCGCCGTGCGGTTGGTTGGTGCGCTGA
- a CDS encoding isochorismatase family protein — MTRALLLVDVQNDFTEGGALGVVGGAEVARRISGLLASEGDAYDVIVASRDWHDADSDNGGHFATDEPANFTTTWPVHCVAGTEGAEYHPDLALGSVDVHVFKGQGKPSYSAFEGSTDDGVPLREVLASNEVTDIDIAGIATDYCVRASALDAIAAGLKVRILTGFIAGVASETSNAALNELSDAGAELD, encoded by the coding sequence ATGACACGTGCTCTCCTACTAGTCGATGTACAGAACGATTTCACCGAGGGCGGTGCGCTCGGTGTCGTGGGCGGCGCCGAGGTCGCGCGGCGAATAAGCGGGCTTCTCGCGAGCGAAGGCGACGCATACGACGTCATCGTCGCGTCCCGGGATTGGCATGATGCCGACAGCGACAACGGTGGCCATTTCGCAACCGACGAGCCGGCGAACTTCACCACTACCTGGCCCGTCCACTGTGTTGCGGGCACCGAGGGTGCCGAATACCACCCGGACCTGGCCCTCGGATCGGTGGACGTACATGTGTTCAAAGGGCAGGGAAAGCCGTCGTATTCGGCGTTCGAAGGTTCGACGGACGACGGAGTGCCCCTTCGTGAGGTACTGGCGAGCAACGAGGTGACCGACATCGACATCGCCGGGATAGCCACCGACTACTGCGTCCGGGCATCGGCGCTCGATGCGATCGCCGCTGGGCTGAAGGTGCGAATCCTCACCGGCTTCATCGCAGGGGTGGCGTCTGAGACATCGAACGCTGCCTTGAACGAACTGTCCGACGCTGGGGCAGAACTCGACTAA
- a CDS encoding MOSC domain-containing protein: protein MNAAVTELVCYPVKGCAGLSLRSARMTFRGIEHDREFMIVDEDLSFRSQRRDPVLALIRPTIDVDGLTLHYPDAGSVTCPIDKASSSCDVTMFGRPFRGIDQGDDVASFLSEVIGEKSRLVAVPEDFHRVTDGIAPGTAGFADSSAVHILSKSTLDGLNSRLDTALPMNRFRPNIVVDGWDSPHTEDLVRSVAIGDTELTYTKLAIRCPVTTVDQSLGRRDGREPLATLATYRTARQKGVAFGSKFTVIRGGTVTVGDDITVASWGDTEL from the coding sequence GTGAATGCTGCGGTTACCGAGTTGGTCTGCTACCCGGTCAAGGGTTGTGCGGGCCTCTCGCTTCGGTCCGCGCGCATGACGTTCCGCGGTATCGAGCACGACCGTGAATTCATGATCGTCGACGAGGATCTGTCCTTCCGCAGCCAGCGACGCGATCCGGTGTTGGCTCTGATTCGCCCCACGATCGACGTCGACGGATTGACGCTCCACTACCCGGACGCCGGTTCGGTGACCTGCCCGATCGACAAGGCTTCCTCGTCGTGCGACGTCACGATGTTCGGCCGCCCGTTCCGCGGCATCGATCAAGGCGATGACGTTGCGTCGTTCCTGAGCGAGGTGATCGGCGAGAAGTCACGTCTCGTCGCAGTACCCGAGGACTTCCATCGGGTCACGGATGGAATAGCGCCCGGGACAGCCGGATTCGCGGACAGTTCGGCCGTACACATACTGTCGAAGTCCACCTTGGACGGGCTCAATTCACGGCTGGACACCGCGTTGCCGATGAACCGCTTCCGCCCCAACATCGTCGTCGACGGCTGGGATTCGCCGCACACCGAAGACTTGGTCCGCAGCGTCGCGATCGGCGATACCGAGCTCACCTACACCAAACTTGCGATCCGATGCCCCGTCACCACTGTCGATCAGAGCCTCGGCCGCCGTGACGGGCGCGAACCGCTGGCGACACTGGCGACGTATCGCACGGCACGACAGAAGGGCGTGGCGTTCGGATCGAAGTTCACCGTCATCCGTGGCGGGACGGTGACCGTGGGTGACGACATCACCGTCGCGAGCTGGGGCGATACGGAACTGTAG